One stretch of Novosphingobium pentaromativorans US6-1 DNA includes these proteins:
- a CDS encoding formimidoylglutamate deiminase — protein MNTETVLHFERLLLPGGWQRDVRLVLEDGLIVSITPDAAPRPGDKRHATGLPGMPNLHSHAFQRGMAGAAEYRGGGKDSFWTWREAMYCFVDRLDPEAMLAIAALAYMEMLEAGFTRVGEFHYLHHDPAGHSYEEPARMAVALAEAAAETGIALTLLPVFYAQAGFGGLPASPRQRRFVTDPESYARLLDASRHALAGLHDARLGIAPHSLRAVTPAALAEVTALGHDGPVHIHIAEQQREVDDCLAWSGARPVQWLLDNAEVGPDWCLVHATHVNEAEWRGMILSGAIAGLCPMTEANLGDGIFPAAAALAGGLGFGIGSDSNIRIDMTEELRLLEYGQRLSHHGRNCLTEPGGGSTGRFLYHGGVAGGSQALAAPAPLAPGSPADLVSLRADAPSLIGRSDDALLDAFVFSAGQGAIESVWRRGCRIVRDGRHVRRGAIVDHFALTLKRLAQ, from the coding sequence ATGAACACGGAAACGGTGCTGCATTTCGAACGCCTGCTCCTGCCCGGCGGCTGGCAGCGCGACGTGCGTCTGGTGCTCGAGGACGGGTTGATCGTGTCGATCACGCCCGATGCCGCGCCGCGGCCCGGCGACAAGCGCCACGCCACCGGACTACCCGGCATGCCCAACCTGCACAGCCACGCCTTCCAGCGCGGCATGGCAGGCGCTGCGGAGTATCGCGGCGGGGGCAAGGACAGCTTCTGGACCTGGCGCGAGGCGATGTACTGCTTTGTCGACCGGCTCGATCCCGAGGCGATGCTGGCCATCGCCGCGCTCGCCTACATGGAGATGCTGGAGGCGGGCTTCACCCGCGTTGGCGAGTTCCATTACCTGCATCACGATCCTGCCGGCCATTCTTACGAAGAACCGGCGCGCATGGCGGTAGCGCTTGCAGAAGCCGCCGCCGAGACCGGGATAGCGCTTACGTTGTTGCCGGTTTTCTATGCGCAGGCAGGCTTCGGCGGGTTGCCTGCCTCACCTCGGCAACGGCGCTTCGTTACCGATCCAGAGAGTTACGCGCGGCTGCTTGATGCCTCGCGGCACGCGCTCGCGGGATTGCACGATGCGCGCCTCGGTATCGCCCCGCATTCGCTGCGTGCGGTCACGCCCGCCGCATTGGCCGAGGTGACCGCGCTGGGGCATGATGGCCCGGTACACATCCATATCGCCGAACAGCAGCGCGAAGTGGACGATTGCCTTGCCTGGAGCGGTGCGCGGCCGGTGCAGTGGCTGCTCGACAATGCCGAGGTCGGACCCGACTGGTGCCTCGTCCACGCAACCCACGTGAACGAGGCGGAGTGGAGGGGCATGATCCTCAGCGGCGCGATTGCGGGGCTTTGCCCCATGACCGAGGCGAACTTGGGCGACGGCATCTTTCCCGCTGCCGCAGCGTTGGCAGGTGGGCTGGGCTTTGGCATAGGCTCCGATTCCAACATCCGGATCGACATGACCGAAGAACTCCGCCTGCTCGAATATGGCCAGCGCCTCTCGCACCATGGCCGCAACTGCCTGACAGAACCGGGCGGAGGATCGACCGGTCGGTTCCTGTATCATGGTGGGGTGGCGGGCGGTTCGCAGGCACTGGCCGCTCCAGCGCCGCTTGCCCCGGGATCGCCGGCCGATCTGGTGAGCCTGCGCGCCGATGCGCCGTCGCTGATCGGGCGCAGCGACGATGCGCTGCTCGATGCCTTCGTATTTTCCGCCGGACAGGGCGCTATCGAAAGCGTGTGGCGGCGTGGTTGCCGGATCGTACGGGATGGCCGCCATGTCCGGCGCGGTGCGATCGTCGATCACTTCGCGCTAACCCTCAAGCGGCTGGCGCAATGA
- the hutH gene encoding histidine ammonia-lyase, whose protein sequence is MNTVTLKPGSVPLADWRAIYRGARVRLDAGANEAIARGAQAVARIVARGEPVYGINTGFGKLASIRIEDADLAKLQRNIVLSHAAGTGEPTPVEVVRLMLALKLASLTQGASGISARTAGLLEAMLERDITPVVPCQGSVGASGDLAPLAHMAATMLGVGDVFAGGERMAASKALADAGLEPAELGPKEGLALLNGTQFSCAWALAGLFEAERLLQSALVAGALSTEAAKGSDAPFDHRIHTLRGHVGQIAAADVLRCLMAGSAIRASHVENDIRVQDPYCLRCQPQVMGAALDVLRQAAGTLAIEANGVSDNPLIFPETDEALSGGNFHAEPVAFAADMIALAICEIGSFSERRTAMLVDPALSGLPAFLTPEPGLNSGFMIPQVTAAALVSENKQRAYPASVDSIPTSANQEDHVSMAAHGSRRLVAMARNATAVVGIELLAAAQGCDFHAPLQSSEALEAVRHAVRAKVPALGPDRHFHPDLEAANALIRSGAIIAAAGVELPGVA, encoded by the coding sequence GTGAATACCGTTACCCTGAAGCCCGGCAGCGTTCCGCTGGCCGACTGGCGCGCCATCTACCGGGGCGCGCGAGTCCGCCTCGATGCCGGGGCGAACGAGGCCATCGCCCGCGGCGCGCAGGCCGTGGCCCGCATCGTCGCGCGCGGGGAGCCGGTCTACGGCATCAACACCGGTTTCGGAAAGCTGGCCAGCATCCGCATCGAGGATGCCGACCTTGCCAAGCTGCAGCGCAATATCGTCCTGAGCCATGCCGCCGGTACGGGCGAGCCGACGCCCGTCGAAGTCGTCCGGCTGATGCTCGCGCTCAAGCTCGCCAGCCTGACCCAGGGCGCATCGGGCATCTCGGCGCGCACGGCGGGTCTGCTCGAAGCGATGCTCGAAAGGGACATTACACCGGTCGTGCCTTGTCAGGGGTCGGTCGGCGCGAGCGGAGACCTCGCGCCGCTTGCCCACATGGCGGCAACGATGCTGGGCGTGGGCGATGTCTTCGCAGGCGGTGAACGCATGGCAGCCTCAAAGGCGCTGGCCGATGCCGGACTGGAACCGGCCGAGCTTGGCCCCAAGGAGGGTCTTGCCTTGCTCAATGGCACGCAGTTCTCCTGCGCATGGGCACTTGCGGGGCTGTTCGAGGCCGAACGCCTGCTGCAATCCGCGCTGGTCGCAGGCGCCCTATCGACCGAGGCGGCCAAGGGATCGGACGCGCCCTTCGATCATCGAATCCACACGCTGCGCGGCCATGTCGGCCAGATCGCCGCCGCCGATGTCCTGCGCTGCCTCATGGCCGGTTCGGCGATCCGCGCCTCGCATGTCGAGAACGACATACGCGTGCAGGACCCCTACTGCCTGCGCTGCCAGCCGCAAGTCATGGGCGCCGCGCTGGATGTGCTGCGGCAGGCGGCCGGGACCCTTGCTATCGAGGCCAACGGCGTCTCGGACAATCCGCTGATCTTCCCCGAAACCGACGAGGCGCTGTCGGGCGGCAATTTCCATGCGGAGCCGGTCGCTTTCGCCGCCGACATGATCGCGCTGGCCATCTGCGAGATCGGCTCTTTTTCCGAACGCCGCACTGCCATGCTGGTCGATCCCGCGCTGTCCGGCCTGCCCGCCTTCCTGACGCCCGAGCCCGGGCTCAACTCCGGCTTCATGATCCCGCAAGTGACCGCCGCCGCGCTCGTTTCCGAGAACAAGCAGCGCGCCTATCCCGCCAGCGTCGATTCCATCCCGACTTCCGCCAACCAGGAGGACCATGTCTCGATGGCTGCGCACGGGAGTCGCCGCCTCGTGGCCATGGCCCGCAATGCAACCGCTGTCGTCGGCATCGAACTGCTGGCCGCCGCGCAAGGATGCGACTTCCATGCCCCGCTACAGTCGAGCGAGGCGTTGGAGGCAGTCAGGCACGCCGTGCGCGCAAAGGTCCCTGCGCTTGGCCCGGACCGCCATTTTCATCCCGACCTGGAAGCGGCCAATGCGCTGATCCGTTCGGGCGCCATCATCGCGGCGGCAGGCGTCGAGCTGCCGGGCGTGGCATGA
- a CDS encoding TorF family putative porin yields the protein MKFRLLSGVAGLAAASLLGTASPALAQEVPGPITVSGEVALVSDYRFRGVSQTDEEMAVQGGINVEHESGLYAGTWASNLSGWGTFGGSNMELDLYAGYATEIASGLNVDVGMTWFMYPGGASDTDFAEVYVKGSTTFGPADFLVGVAYAPKQQALGKVYNNAASYNAGIPDNPGAKSDNVYIWSDASVGVPNTPLTLSAHLGYSNGNAGLGPNGTSIAPTGEFLDWSLGADLALGPVTLGVAYVDTDISSSDAAYLQPNFASSKDGSKIADSTILFSISAGF from the coding sequence ATGAAGTTTCGTCTGCTTTCCGGCGTTGCCGGTCTTGCCGCCGCCAGCCTGCTCGGCACGGCGTCCCCTGCCCTTGCGCAGGAAGTTCCCGGCCCGATCACCGTTTCGGGCGAAGTCGCTCTCGTTTCCGACTACCGTTTCCGCGGCGTTTCGCAGACCGACGAGGAAATGGCAGTACAGGGCGGTATCAACGTCGAACATGAGAGCGGCCTTTACGCTGGCACCTGGGCGTCCAATCTCTCGGGGTGGGGCACTTTCGGCGGCTCGAACATGGAGCTCGACCTCTACGCCGGTTATGCCACCGAAATCGCCAGCGGCCTCAACGTCGACGTCGGCATGACCTGGTTCATGTATCCGGGCGGCGCCTCCGACACCGACTTCGCCGAAGTCTACGTCAAGGGTTCGACCACGTTCGGCCCGGCCGACTTCCTCGTCGGTGTCGCCTACGCGCCCAAGCAGCAGGCGCTCGGCAAGGTCTACAACAACGCCGCCAGCTACAACGCCGGCATCCCCGACAATCCGGGTGCCAAGTCGGACAACGTCTACATCTGGTCCGATGCCAGCGTCGGCGTGCCCAATACGCCGCTCACGCTCAGCGCGCACCTGGGCTATTCCAACGGCAACGCGGGCCTCGGCCCCAATGGCACGAGCATCGCGCCGACCGGTGAATTCCTCGACTGGTCGCTCGGCGCCGATCTCGCGCTTGGCCCGGTGACGCTGGGCGTCGCCTATGTCGACACCGACATCTCCAGCTCGGATGCCGCCTACCTGCAGCCGAACTTCGCCTCGTCGAAGGACGGCTCGAAGATCGCCGACTCGACGATCCTGTTCTCGATCTCGGCAGGCTTCTGA
- the hutI gene encoding imidazolonepropionase: MKCDRVWMNARLATMAGPGLGVVEDGIVAVHGGNIAYAGPRRQAPDFAAVETVDCAGRWITPGLIDCHTHLVYAGNRAQEFELRLAGASYEEIARAGGGIVSTVAATRAASEAELVASALPRLDALIAEGVTTIEIKSGYGLSLDAERRMLRAARRLADERAVGVTTTFLGAHALPPEFAGNADGYIDTVVHEMIPALAAEGLADAVDAFCESIGFTPAQTRRVFEAARRAGLPVKLHAEQLSNRHGAALAAGFGALSADHLEWLDDAGVAAMAGSGTVATLLPGAFYFTRESRVPPIEALRGAGVPMALATDSNPGTSPMTSLLLAMNMGATLFRMTVEECLLGITRHSALALGLGHRIGTLEAGKACDLAIWDIETPAELVYRIGFNPLHARIRRGQ; this comes from the coding sequence GTGAAGTGCGACAGGGTCTGGATGAATGCGCGTCTGGCGACGATGGCCGGGCCCGGTCTCGGGGTGGTCGAAGACGGCATCGTAGCGGTGCACGGCGGCAATATCGCCTATGCGGGACCGCGCAGGCAGGCTCCGGACTTCGCAGCTGTCGAGACGGTCGATTGCGCGGGTCGCTGGATCACCCCTGGCCTGATCGATTGCCACACGCACCTTGTCTACGCGGGCAACCGCGCGCAGGAATTCGAACTGCGGCTCGCCGGTGCGAGTTACGAGGAGATTGCCCGCGCCGGTGGCGGCATTGTCTCGACCGTGGCGGCGACGCGCGCCGCCAGCGAAGCCGAACTGGTCGCAAGTGCCCTGCCCCGCCTCGACGCGCTGATCGCCGAAGGCGTCACCACCATCGAAATCAAGTCGGGCTACGGGCTCTCGCTCGATGCCGAACGGCGCATGCTGCGCGCTGCCCGCCGACTTGCCGACGAACGCGCCGTCGGCGTGACAACAACCTTTCTTGGCGCCCACGCCCTGCCTCCGGAATTCGCCGGTAATGCCGATGGCTACATCGATACCGTGGTGCACGAAATGATCCCTGCGCTTGCCGCCGAAGGGCTGGCCGATGCCGTCGATGCCTTCTGCGAAAGCATCGGCTTCACGCCCGCGCAGACCCGGCGCGTCTTCGAAGCGGCGCGCCGGGCCGGCCTGCCGGTCAAGCTCCATGCCGAGCAGCTGTCGAACCGGCACGGCGCAGCCCTTGCTGCAGGTTTCGGCGCGCTCTCGGCCGACCATCTCGAATGGCTCGACGATGCCGGCGTCGCCGCGATGGCCGGTTCAGGCACTGTCGCCACCCTGCTGCCCGGAGCCTTCTATTTTACCCGCGAAAGCCGCGTTCCGCCTATCGAAGCCTTGCGCGGCGCGGGCGTACCCATGGCGCTTGCTACGGACAGCAACCCCGGCACATCGCCGATGACGTCGCTCCTGCTGGCGATGAACATGGGGGCGACGCTGTTTCGCATGACTGTCGAGGAATGCCTGCTCGGCATTACCCGTCATTCGGCCCTCGCACTCGGGCTGGGCCACAGGATCGGCACGCTGGAGGCAGGCAAGGCCTGCGACCTGGCGATCTGGGACATCGAGACCCCGGCCGAGCTTGTCTACCGCATCGGCTTCAATCCCCTTCACGCCCGCATTCGGAGAGGCCAGTGA
- a CDS encoding GntR family transcriptional regulator: MTLPLGERIRAEVEARIVSGELSPGERLPTEADLMAHYGCSRMTVNKALSALAAAGLIERRKRAGSFVSRPRVHSMVLDIPDLAEEIAARGQVHQYRLRKREITEGSDSPFGPERGRVLSLAGVHYANDAAFAVEHRQVDLTAVPDIEFVDFAEQAPGSWLLRHVPWDEAETRIAAEGADAEVASWMEVVPGTATLLVERRTWRGKDSITFVRQHFRGDLYDLVARFGQTGARRS, encoded by the coding sequence ATGACACTGCCGCTGGGCGAACGCATTCGCGCCGAAGTGGAGGCACGCATCGTTTCGGGCGAGCTGTCTCCAGGAGAGCGGCTGCCGACCGAGGCGGACCTGATGGCACACTACGGCTGTTCGCGCATGACGGTGAACAAGGCGCTGTCCGCGCTCGCTGCCGCCGGACTGATCGAGCGGCGCAAGCGTGCCGGCTCGTTCGTGTCCCGGCCTCGGGTGCATTCGATGGTGCTGGACATTCCCGATCTGGCCGAGGAGATCGCGGCGCGGGGACAAGTGCACCAGTATCGCTTGCGCAAGCGCGAGATCACCGAAGGGTCCGACAGTCCTTTCGGGCCGGAGCGAGGGCGGGTGCTGTCTCTGGCAGGGGTTCACTACGCCAACGATGCGGCTTTTGCAGTCGAGCATCGCCAGGTCGACCTGACGGCAGTGCCGGATATCGAATTCGTCGATTTTGCCGAGCAGGCGCCGGGGTCATGGCTGCTGCGGCACGTGCCCTGGGACGAAGCCGAGACGCGCATTGCGGCGGAAGGTGCGGATGCTGAAGTGGCAAGCTGGATGGAGGTTGTGCCCGGTACGGCAACCTTGCTGGTCGAGCGCAGGACATGGCGCGGCAAGGACAGCATCACTTTCGTGCGCCAGCACTTTCGCGGAGATCTCTACGATCTGGTCGCGCGCTTCGGCCAGACGGGCGCGCGGCGAAGCTAG